The proteins below are encoded in one region of Mytilus trossulus isolate FHL-02 unplaced genomic scaffold, PNRI_Mtr1.1.1.hap1 h1tg000772l__unscaffolded, whole genome shotgun sequence:
- the LOC134702911 gene encoding NADH-ubiquinone oxidoreductase chain 6-like, whose translation MRVIVICVILMAVFSIVLIAKQPISLGLVLLRGSIIACVEVALEVRRLLGFLLFLTYVRGVIVLFLYVLRIYPNEVYRFNLEFMVLVRRCCARAVLMGLMNYEYREISGSLFLSFMAERSGLRLYILIAGVLLFVILVVSYLCIKTMVPLRRVK comes from the coding sequence atgagaGTTATAGTCATATGTGTAATTTTGATGGCTGTGTTTTCGATTGTCTTAATTGCCAAGCAACCTATTTCTTTAGGGCTAGTGCTATTGAGGGGGTCTATAATTGCATGTGTGGAGGTTGCACTGGAGGTTAGAAGGTTGTTAGGGTTCTTATTGTTCCTAACTTACGTTAGGGGTGTAATAGTCCTGTTCTTGTATGTTTTAAGGATCTACCCCAATGAAGTGTATCGTTTTAATCTAGAGTTTATGGTTCTCGTCAGAAGGTGTTGTGCCAGAGCGGTCCTTATGGGTCTTATGAATTACGAGTACAGAGAAATTAGCGGGTCTTTGTTTCTAAGTTTCATGGCTGAAAGAAGCGGGTTAAGGTTATATATCCTAATAGCTGGTGTGTTACTGTTTGTAATATTAGTGGTGTCGTATTTGTGCATAAAAACCATGGTGCCTTTACGAAGAGTAAAATAA